One Serinicoccus chungangensis genomic window carries:
- the ald gene encoding alanine dehydrogenase translates to MKIAVPTEVKNNEFRVAITPVGVHELVRRGHEVFVQQGAGLGSSISDEEYVAQGATIVDGPDATWAAGEMVLKVKEPIESEYAYLRDDLLLFTYLHLAADEPLTRRLVEAGTTAVAYETVQLDSGMLPLLYPMSEVAGCLAPQVGAHTMMKAQGGRGVLMGGIGGVANAKVLVLGGGVAGQNAANIALGMGADVTILDTDLDKLRTLFWRFDNQVKQLASNNLTITELVADADMVIGTVLIPGAKAPKLVTDDMVATMKPGSVLVDVAIDQGGCFEGSRPTTHAEPTFPVHNSLYYCVANMPGAVPHTSTWALTNATLPYAVQLADKGWERALRDNGALAKGLNTHAGKLTYGAVGEAFGMDSVAVEDVLG, encoded by the coding sequence ATGAAGATCGCCGTGCCGACCGAGGTCAAGAACAACGAGTTCCGGGTGGCCATCACCCCGGTGGGGGTGCACGAGCTGGTGCGCCGCGGGCACGAGGTCTTCGTGCAGCAGGGGGCCGGGCTCGGGTCCTCGATCAGCGACGAGGAGTACGTCGCGCAGGGCGCCACCATCGTCGACGGACCGGACGCGACGTGGGCGGCCGGCGAGATGGTGCTCAAGGTGAAGGAGCCGATCGAGAGCGAGTACGCCTACCTGCGTGACGACCTGCTGCTCTTCACCTACCTGCACCTGGCGGCGGACGAGCCGCTGACCCGCCGGCTGGTCGAGGCGGGCACGACGGCCGTGGCCTACGAGACGGTGCAGCTGGACAGCGGGATGCTGCCGCTGCTCTACCCCATGTCCGAGGTCGCCGGGTGCCTCGCGCCGCAGGTCGGGGCGCACACGATGATGAAGGCGCAGGGCGGCCGCGGCGTGCTCATGGGCGGCATCGGGGGCGTCGCCAACGCCAAGGTGCTCGTCCTCGGCGGCGGCGTCGCGGGGCAGAACGCCGCCAACATCGCGCTCGGCATGGGCGCCGACGTCACCATCCTCGACACCGACCTCGACAAGCTGCGCACGCTCTTCTGGCGCTTCGACAACCAGGTGAAGCAGCTGGCGTCCAACAACCTGACGATCACCGAGCTGGTGGCGGACGCCGACATGGTGATCGGCACGGTCCTCATCCCCGGCGCCAAGGCCCCCAAGCTCGTCACCGACGACATGGTCGCGACGATGAAGCCGGGCTCGGTGCTCGTCGACGTCGCCATCGACCAGGGCGGCTGCTTCGAGGGCTCGCGCCCGACCACGCACGCCGAGCCGACCTTCCCGGTGCACAACTCGCTCTACTACTGCGTCGCCAACATGCCCGGCGCCGTCCCCCACACCTCCACCTGGGCGCTCACCAACGCGACCCTGCCGTATGCCGTGCAGCTCGCCGACAAGGGCTGGGAGCGAGCCCTGCGCGACAACGGGGCCCT